A single genomic interval of uncultured Desulfobulbus sp. harbors:
- a CDS encoding chemotaxis protein CheB has protein sequence MQKTHEQCTYEAVVIGVSAGGLAALDRILPRLHSPFSVPILIVQHIGADSDSYLPTHFDIRCAMTVKEAEDKERIQGGKIYFAPPNYHLMVEQDRSIALSIDEKVNYSRPSIDVLFETAAITYRQNLIGVVLTGANNDGARGLARIKRYGGLTIVQDPDSAEVDTMPKAALEATDVDRVLPLEEIAVLLNKLCAKGER, from the coding sequence ATGCAAAAGACTCATGAGCAGTGCACGTACGAGGCCGTTGTCATCGGCGTTTCTGCAGGCGGACTTGCCGCATTGGACCGGATCCTTCCTCGACTGCACAGTCCTTTCTCCGTCCCCATCTTGATCGTGCAGCACATCGGAGCGGATTCGGACAGCTACCTGCCGACCCATTTTGACATCCGCTGCGCCATGACGGTCAAGGAGGCGGAAGACAAGGAACGTATCCAGGGCGGCAAAATTTATTTTGCGCCACCCAACTACCATCTCATGGTTGAGCAGGATCGTTCCATAGCGCTCTCCATCGATGAAAAAGTGAACTACTCGCGCCCCTCCATCGATGTGCTATTCGAAACGGCGGCGATCACCTACCGGCAGAACTTGATCGGGGTGGTGCTCACCGGGGCAAATAACGATGGCGCCAGGGGGCTGGCCCGGATCAAGCGGTATGGAGGGTTGACCATTGTCCAGGACCCCGACAGTGCAGAAGTAGATACCATGCCCAAGGCGGCCCTGGAAGCGACAGATGTGGACAGAGTGCTTCCCTTGGAGGAGATTGCCGTATTGCTCAACAAACTGTGCGCCAAGGGAGAGAGATGA